Within the Rosa rugosa chromosome 2, drRosRugo1.1, whole genome shotgun sequence genome, the region aagtaggaaaatgtgctaaagttgatttttcatttccatgtttggtaggccttatttagcctcttaataatatatttttgaacttatcgaaaatatatatgtgagccactgatattggctcaatttctccaagacacgctttgtcaaaccaaaatgctcattttgggtccaaacagtggCAGTGGGTCCTTCTGCTGATGTGGCAGTAGGTCCCTGTGTTGACATGGCAGTGGGTCTGCGTCAGTGGGCCTCTACCATGGgcttgggcttctgggcttcctttccctttttttttttttttcttttctgccgaTTTTCTGTAGGAGATTTAGTCGGCCGGTTCACACGCTTTTAGGCCGGTTTTCTCactttttcttccggttccaGAATCATTTGCTTGAGATGCTTCTGCTACCataatttggtggaaattggaggtctggaagatggtgaaccggtggaatatttgctgctaGTTGTAtagagcttccggtggccggttctaTGGTTTTCTGGCCGGTTCTTGAGGTGGGgctgccggttctggactcctgggattgagttcttcaaggtgtgaggtggaggcagaaaaggcttcaaggttttgtattcggattcaaggtttttagcttcttgaatcagggtttggctatttgtttcagggttagggtttcgtgctgataacgtgttttagggaattaGAAATTGAGAGataatcgctgtgtattctcattgataataggggcctctttatatagaggattacaatgcatagagttagaatcatacaaggaaagataatctctagattcttctaattaaaccctattaccactaagtcaagtaacctagagtttgggccaaacacaaatagaaatatccttaaacagttttgtttttgtttttgtttttttttttttggtttttttttttggaggccAAAGGCCACCAATTAGGACAATTACATTACATAAACTTTCCCAAGTTAGGACTGTCACTCAAATCAGCTAACGTAGCTTGAGACCTTAGAGTAATATATGGAGGAGGTTGTTCCATATATTGCACACCAAGATCACCATCAAGGCAGCATTTAAACAAGATATCAGCTCACATTACACTATATGAATGAGGCCTGCCGATGGAGACGAGCTGATAAATCATCAACACCTTGGTGCATCAGATGAACAAGGACTTCAGAGTCACACTCGATAGCTAAGCACTCAATTTTGAGCTTCATGGCCATTCTAAAACCAAGTAGGAGCCACAACTAGCTTTGGCATCAAGCTAGAGATATCTTAGCACTATCAAGATTAAGTTTGTACCAACTGGGACAAGGTTTTGACCATTTTACAGGGACATATTGACTCTGCCTTCTCAATAGCATCAGTGCCCCAAGTATTATTCCAATCAACAACATTTTCACTAGCAGCCTGCATGGGAAACTAATAAAAGTTCTCATTAAAAATGGTCCTATTTCTCCACTTCCACAAATACCAGCAAGTGAAGAAAAATATAGTGCACCACAGTACACCTCCCTGATAACTATCAATCTATCATTACAAAAGGCATCGACACACAGCCATCCATTCCAATCCAACCAGAGCAGACAACCTACTTCCAAACCATAGTGGCATAAGAGCAATCTCTCAGCAGGTGAAGTAAAGATTGTGTTGTCCACGTATAGGAAAAGTAGAGATTTTGGTActctagtgtgtgtgtgtgtagagatagagagagagagagagagaagggcaATTTTGTGCTTTCAAACTTTTCACAGTCACATCTCATCTCGTCCTatgtttgaatttatttttgtggaTGACACAATTTCTTACGGTAAGATTGTCCGCCCCTCTTAGGTTAATTGCCAACAGAAACCAATGATCATCAATGTCATCGTGTAATGGGATGAATATCTACAGCATAATAATAGTTAGCCGTGGAACCAACGTAGTTTGAATAATGATGGAACAAATTATATAAATCGGTTATTGCCTGAGAGCAGCGTTGGAACCTCCAGTGAAACTGCTTAAGACCACACATAGAAATGGTTGAATCAAGCAAGTCAACATAACCTTGTGCTTCCTCATGTGACCGAGCACGTTCTTGTCATACAAGGCAATATGCTCCTCCATACATTAAAATGCAACTTTTCAacatttaaaaatatatatacgcTACAGTAGACCATGAAATTATAAACAGCAAAATAAGTTGGAAGAAACCATATGTCAAGGTCAGTATCGTTCAAATACGCAGCAGATATGTTTATGACTTGTGTTATACAAGTGTTAAAAAGAATTTCGGTGAAAATCATAAAACGCAGATGTAATACATGTCACTCAATGGAAAATTAGTGAAATACCTTGCTCGATAGAGGGATTCCAAGtgaaagaaattgaaattcTATTCGGGTCAATCCGTAATCCCCATATTTGGCAACTTCTTGACTGCGTCGGTATGTATAGCATTATTACAtggtgaaaaacaaaaaaacaaaaaaattctgGAAAACGTTTTTGACCAGCAACAGCAAGAACGGAAGAACCTCATGTGGAACCTAATTGGTTGCTGTTTAACAAAATTTCCTGAATTTAAGCTTTAATCTCATTAATCATAGACACACAACAGAGATGGGATTATTATATGGTGAACTGGATGATGGTGATGTCCAAATTTACTCCTCCAGTTACAGGTAATTTTGTTGAGGCATGGAATAAAGATTATGATAAGTGAATACATTCTTTGTTGCTTAAGAAGCTGGATCATATCAGTGAAATGCTTGCATAATTAAACATTCCCAAGATTCAACACAAGACCTAGACTCTAGGATGGTGAGCATTACTTGCAGGTTCATCATGTAAGCACCTCCATTGTCAGTTGCTTTATGCATATCATCTTCATCACAACAGCTGAAGCAGCTCACTTCCCCTGCCATAAGATTGTCCATCAATCATCCTGTTCTCAGTTTTGGGTGAACAAGCAAGTAtaccaaacaaacaaactaacaCACGAATTTCCAAACAGCATCAATTCACAACTAAAGGAACACAACCAGACTAATTGAGCAATCCAGTCATTTTAATGTAAGTCCAGATATTTGTCCACCAATTATCTTAGATCAAGTCAAAAACAGATTAAGCatgcaaataaataaataaagctcCACCTTTGGAGCATTTATTCAAACAGGTAATGGGCACACTAATGATTGATGCCTAAAAGATCGAAAGAATCAAATTTTCCTACCTATTGCTTATTTCATAGTCCCACAAATAGCAGCAACTGAGATCCATCTGTCTGATTTTGTATAAAAAAGAGGAAAGATGCATACCCTTGATTTTGATTGCTGCTCGGAGCCCCTTATTTGGGTCTGAGAATCTAAATACAATTTTCAGCAACGCACCATAAACAACCGATGATTCCCAACTGCGATAGATTTGATCTACTCGGTTGGGAGCCACTTGAGATTTAACCTTCTCAGAGACCCAAAAAAGAGTTTCAGATCCGACTCTAGAGTTCACCGCAATTTCCAGCTGCCCTTTTCGCGGCGAAGCAACTAGGAGGAAATGGGCATCGCTCGTGCTTGCCATGTGCTCCAACCTGCAGTAAAATCAGTTTTACTGTTTTTTGGGTCAGGCGTTAGACAAACGCCGCCTGTTATGCACGCGCTGTTAGATCCCGAGTTGGACACGGTGGAGAGTAGACGCCCTCGCCGTaggaaacgaaaaagaaaaggagactGCTTCCGTGGGGCCCCCCACATGCCAAAGAGACAAGGCTGCTGCCGTGGGGCCCTCCATCTgctaaagagacaatgatgttgCCGTGTGAAAGGAAAGtggaaaaggaaaagatgcGAAAATTCTTCCACCCACCTAGGTGGGTGGTCACCCGCTATGTTGTCAACAGATCTTGCTTCCTGAGGCGACTAAACGATCTGAGCCATCCGATCAGTCCGTCAATATTGTTAAcagtgtttgaaaaaaaaaaaaaaagtaaaaaagacgCAAGTTCTGTAGTCCTCCTATTTTTAATCTTCATTGtcttattctaaaaaaatcTTCATTGTctttccatcttctctctgcTAGCATGGTGAATTTTTTGAAGCCAAACAAGGCCGTGATCCTCTTCCAGGGTCGCTTCGCCAGCCGCAAAGGCATCATTGTGAAGGCCATCAACGAAGGCATGTGCGACAATGCCTCGTCGCCGGAATCAAGAAGTACTCGAGCAAGGACTCGACGGTGAAGCCAGATCATGTTTGATTTAGAGTAtgtgggtttaggaatcaaatGTTCGATAGAATTTTATGGGTGAACAAATGGATAATTGTAGTAGATGGGCAATTGAATTAAGAATTTGAAATCCCCAAGTGCGAAGGTTGAAGAAGAACCAGCAAAAATTCTCAGACAAAACGCGTTTACTAAGCTGAATTTTTAGAAAACTGATTAACTGAAGACAATAATTACAATTCTATAGccttctttcaatttcaaatcagtttcatttttttcatcttttctctgcACATAGAAACTCACAATCCAATCCAGATCTAATGGAATCTCATTATATTTAAGCAATCAATCCAAAAGAAAACTCCACTACTGACATGGGTAATTACATATATTGATTAGATATGGATGGCAGAGACTTATTGCAGATCTTCTGTTCCAATGTACTTCGATGAAATTTTGGATGAAGCTTTAGATCCAATATCTTGATCTGGGTTGCAGATTCG harbors:
- the LOC133731818 gene encoding uncharacterized protein LOC133731818; amino-acid sequence: MASTSDAHFLLVASPRKGQLEIAVNSRVGSETLFWVSEKVKSQVAPNRVDQIYRSWESSVVYGALLKIVFRFSDPNKGLRAAIKIKGEVSCFSCCDEDDMHKATDNGGAYMMNLQVMLTILESRSCVESWECLIMQAFH